The Aspergillus chevalieri M1 DNA, chromosome 5, nearly complete sequence genome includes a region encoding these proteins:
- a CDS encoding PX domain protein (COG:S;~EggNog:ENOG410PJVD;~InterPro:IPR039298,IPR001683,IPR013937,IPR036871, IPR003114;~PFAM:PF02194,PF08628,PF00787;~go_function: GO:0035091 - phosphatidylinositol binding [Evidence IEA];~go_function: GO:0047617 - acyl-CoA hydrolase activity [Evidence IEA]): MVIVFLNELSTAFETTNSTAAPEQAVSRYLELFPESSLANVLADQQQRKKLNMIADDILSSFLDQKAYSCYVLRDFLREVLAGVIFQSMMSNFSRPEFINGWIIYLLSEGESEIMNAIDAGVEGARSQGVTAPKGSDVKNNSSMNTAVSAEIDPQVLPQTTGGQSNHSDKATEEAIKEAKRLSAMIAAQDAQRQDLQQAINEDRRDPVPNSADDSSSAEALDQVENSVNKDDKQTLETSESLSHRQRRLSSSPSIPSSSRSNNSISEIIQGPILTLYGASVSVDVELEPGEKTLIRSKPTSNYLIQVEPASTRCSGWMTFKKYADFESLHDTLEAISRLNKLWSFTEMYPALPTWKGHTRQALAQDLARYLKDALQHESLAESEKMKRFLDKDNRLGTDPAGSSTRTGFSFPSQATFENMGKGVLGALANAPKGVAGGSKAVLGGVTGVFGNVGGNGKRSSRSFADQARNFESSELFPAEMEQARNSGSREVSLDLTSSSKHHTSPAQFTEKQNPSTMRNSSSSFSSSNDARLPPNARSDRSIEAVSSAVSLAAVGLDAGVNPLSSKVCQSNESPSDGHDEKEDSAMVRQCQQAEAMDSRKQATPDLRAAGALVDKAITNDETQIAVELIFAVINELYTLSSAWNIRRTLLNAAKSYILRPGSPTLETIRVSLQDSIINANTSDETIGAYLTKLRENALPTETEMKSWPPPPTEVEKERLRENARKLLVQRGLPQALTSVMGAVASREALEKIFDCLQVETIARGFVFTILLQVLRAVII; this comes from the coding sequence ATGGTCATTGTTTTCCTGAACGAATTGTCCACGGCATTTGAGACAACAAACTCGACTGCAGCACCTGAACAGGCGGTCAGCCGATACCTAGAATTGTTCCCTGAAAGTAGCCTAGCCAATGTTCTGGCAGATCAGCAGCAGCGCAAGAAACTCAATATGATTGCGGATGATATCTTGTCTAGCTTTCTCGACCAAAAAGCATATAGCTGCTATGTACTCAGGGATTTTCTCCGCGAGGTATTAGCCGGTGTTATCTTTCAGTCAATGATGTCCAATTTCTCGCGCCCAGAATTCATCAACGGATGGATAATCTATCTCTTGAGCGAGGGTGAATCCGAAATAATGAACGCAATCGATGCCGGTGTCGAAGGAGCCCGGAGCCAGGGCGTGACGGCACCAAAGGGTTCTGATGTAAAGAACAATTCGAGCATGAACACAGCAGTCAGCGCCGAAATTGACCCTCAGGTGCTGCCACAAACGACCGGAGGGCAGAGTAATCACTCAGATAAGGCAACGGAAGAGGCAATCAAAGAAGCAAAGCGTCTAAGTGCCATGATTGCGGCTCAGGATGCACAGAGGCAAGATCTGCAGCAAGCAATTAATGAGGACCGCCGAGACCCAGTTCCAAACAGCGCTGATGATAGTTCTTCTGCTGAGGCGCTTGATCAAGTTGAAAATTCGGTCAACAAAGATGACAAGCAAACACTTGAAACGAGTGAGTCTTTGTCCCATAGACAGCGGCGGCTTTCATCTTCCCCATCTATTCCAAGTTCGTCAAGATCAAACAACTCTATATCAGAAATCATCCAAGGGCCTATCTTGACGCTTTATGGCGCTTCCGTATCCGTGGATGTTGAATTGGAACCCGGAGAAAAGACATTAATTCGGTCGAAGCCTACGTCAAACTATTTGATCCAGGTTGAACCGGCTTCTACACGTTGCTCCGGTTGGATGACATTCAAAAAATATGCCGATTTTGAATCCCTACATGATACTCTTGAAGCCATTTCAAGATTGAACAAACTTTGGAGTTTCACAGAGATGTATCCTGCCTTACCAACATGGAAAGGGCATACGAGACAAGCATTGGCACAAGACTTGGCGCGATATCTGAAAGATGCTCTTCAACACGAGTCACTCGCAGAAAGCGAAAAGATGAAGCGTTTCCTTGACAAGGATAATCGTCTGGGAACCGATCCTGCAGGGTCATCTACGAGAACAGGGTTTTCTTTCCCTAGCCAAGCCACATTTGAAAACATGGGAAAGGGTGTTTTAGGCGCATTGGCTAACGCACCCAAGGGCGTTGCTGGTGGGAGTAAAGCTGTATTAGGTGGTGTGACTGGGGTATTTGGCAACGTTGGAGGTAACGGCAAACGGTCATCTCGCTCATTTGCTGATCAGGCGAGGAATTTTGAATCGAGCGAACTCTTCCCTGCTGAAATGGAACAAGCACGAAACTCGGGGTCTCGGGAGGTCTCGCTTGATTTGACCTCGAGTTCCAAACATCACACATCACCCGCCCAATTCACCGAAAAACAGAATCCTTCAACAATGCGAAATTCTTCATCCAGCTTTTCATCCTCGAATGATGCTCGTTTGCCCCCGAACGCTCGCTCTGACAGGTCAATTGAAGCTGTGAGTAGCGCAGTTAGCCTGGCAGCTGTTGGGCTAGACGCAGGAGTCAATCCGCTTTCGAGTAAGGTCTGCCAGTCGAATGAGTCCCCTTCCGATGGACACGATGAAAAAGAAGACTCAGCGATGGTACGTCAATGCCAGCAAGCTGAAGCGATGGACTCTCGTAAGCAAGCAACGCCTGATCTAAGAGCTGCAGGAGCGTTGGTGGACAAGGCGATCACAAATGATGAAACCCAAATAGCAGTGGAACTGATATTTGCTGTTATAAATGAGTTATACACTTTATCATCCGCTTGGAATATTCGTCGGACGCTTTTGAATGCTGCAAAATCTTATATTCTCCGTCCCGGAAGCCCAACTTTGGAAACGATCCGAGTTTCTCTTCAGGATTCAATAATCAATGCGAATACGTCAGATGAAACAATAGGGGCATATCTTACTAAACTTCGCGAGAACGCCCTTCCAACAGAAACCGAGATGAAGAGTTGGCCACCGCCACCTACTG